A stretch of DNA from Candidatus Methylomirabilis sp.:
GGCCTGCAGATGGGGCTGGCGGCCGACTCCGGGCGGAAGATCATCGTGGTCCTCCTCAGTTTGGCCGGAGGGGCGATCGTGGGAGAGCTGCTGGACATTCAGGGGGGTCTCGACCGGCTCGGGCAGCGCCTGGAGCGCCGCTTCGCCCGCCCGGGCAATGACCAGTTCGCGCGGGCCTTCGTCACGGCGAGTCTCCTCTTCTGCGTGGGGCCCATGACGATCCTGGGCTCCCTCCAGGACGGGCTCCAGGGAGATGCCACCCTGCTCTTCACGAAGGCGGTCCTGGACGGGATCTCCTCCACCGCCATCGCTGCCAGCCTCGGGTTCGGGACCACCTTCGCGGCCGGGACGGTTTTTTTCTACCAGGGGGCCCTGACGGTAGCGGCGGGCGGCCTCCGGGAGGTGATGACCCCCCCGGTGGTGCAGGCGGTGACCGCCACTGGCGGGCTCATGATCGCGTGCCTCGCGGTCAATATCTGGGGCCTGGCGACGCTCCGGGTGGCGAACATGCTCCCGGGCCTCTTCCTGGCCGGCCTCCTCGCCTGGACACTCGAGCGAGCAGCCCCCCTCTTCTGAGCACTCGAATCCCCAAGCCCCCGGTCCCGGACCTGTCCGACTCTCTCCGCCCGCCCGCGACCAAATTCGCACC
This window harbors:
- a CDS encoding DUF554 domain-containing protein; this encodes MLGTLVNTGTVLVGSTVGVLLKRRFPPRVQEVAMQAVGAVTLLIGLQMGLAADSGRKIIVVLLSLAGGAIVGELLDIQGGLDRLGQRLERRFARPGNDQFARAFVTASLLFCVGPMTILGSLQDGLQGDATLLFTKAVLDGISSTAIAASLGFGTTFAAGTVFFYQGALTVAAGGLREVMTPPVVQAVTATGGLMIACLAVNIWGLATLRVANMLPGLFLAGLLAWTLERAAPLF